A genome region from Erigeron canadensis isolate Cc75 chromosome 3, C_canadensis_v1, whole genome shotgun sequence includes the following:
- the LOC122593096 gene encoding heptahelical transmembrane protein 1-like: MKVETEKMDETQFLNSNNNINNKKKKFELLRYEELPDYMKDNEYILNYYRADWSLKHAFFSLFLCHNETLNVWTHLIGFVAFLVLTIANLTEFYQVADFLQVYKWLFPQDHSAHISHQQMSSSMDTIQLPIEVTRWPLYVYLGGAMFCFVSSSLCHLFSCHALHLNCLLSQLDYTGITVMIITSFFPPIYYLFLCNPIWQYVYLGIISVLGAFAIVVLLSPTRARGKYRFMRTLIFVTMGLFGVIPAIHATIMNWNVPQRNTALGFESAMGFSYLVGAMFYVSRVPEKLKPGWFDLVGHSHQIFHIFVVMGALAHYVSVLILYECRRRLSCE, translated from the exons ATGAAGGTGGAAACTGAAAAAATGGATGAAACACAGTTTCTGAATTCAAAtaacaacatcaacaacaagaagaagaagtttgAATTGTTGAGATATGAAGAGCTGCCAGATTACATGAAAGACAATGAGTATATCTTAAATTACTACAGAGCTGATTGGTCTCTCAAACATGCTTTTTTCTCTTTGTTTCTCTGTCACAATGAAACTCTTAATGTTTGGAC TCACCTGATTGGatttgttgcatttttggtGCTGACAATTGCAAACTTAACAGAATTTTACCAAGTAGCAGACTTCCTTCAAGTTTACAAATG GCTTTTCCCACAGGATCATTCTGCACATATTTCTCATCAACAAATGTCATCATCCATGGACACGATACAGTTACCAATCGAAGTGACACGTTGGCCATTGTACGTGTATTTGGGTGGCGCAATGTTCTGTTTCGTGTCTAGTAGTCTATGCCATCTCTTCTCTTGTCACGCGCTTCACTTAAATTGTCTACTTAGTCAATTAGACTATACAGGCATCACAGTTATGATCATCACTTCATTCTTCCCTCCAATCTATTATCTCTTCCTATGCAATCCCATATGGCAATATGTCTATCTAGGAATAATTAGCGTTCTAGGTGCTTTTGCAATCGTGGTATTACTTTCTCCAACACGAGCAAGAGGTAAATATCGTTTCATGCGTACTTTGATTTTTGTGACAATGGGCCTTTTTGGGGTGATCCCTGCAATCCATGCCACTATCATGAATTGGAATGTGCCTCAAAGGAACACGGCTTTAGGGTTTGAATCCGCGATGGGGTTTTCTTACTTGGTTGGAGCTATGTTTTATGTTAGTCGAGTGCCTGAAAAGTTGAAGCCGGGTTGGTTTGATCTAGTCGGGCATAGCCACCAGATATTCCATATATTTGTCGTAATGGGTGCGTTAGCGCATTATGTCTCTGTACTTATACTCTATGAGTGTCGTCGTCGACTAAGTTGTGAGTGA
- the LOC122590655 gene encoding uncharacterized protein LOC122590655, whose protein sequence is MAEEIHSQLKKKKEEAEQDPVPTPNPDIVMEVWGPQTGHRRGIGRVIRQMGTQTYDYTHLIEGQPRAEFNLNNDPPQTSQNSSLFEELFNYASYAQTPFPPQPSQQLPTSPQFSAGSYHVNLDDDDDEIDDAHH, encoded by the exons ATGGCTGAAGAAATACAT TCTCagctcaagaagaagaaggaggaggctGAACAGGACCCCGTTCCAACACCAAATCCTGACATTGTCATGGAGGTGTGGGGACCCCAGACGGGGCATCGTCGAGGCATAGGGCGGGTCATCAGGCAGATGGGTACCCAGACGTATGACTATACGCATCTTATAGAGGGACAACCACGTGCAGAATTCAACTTGAACAATGACCCACCTCAGACTAGCCAGAATTCCTCCTTATTTGAGGAATTATTTAACTATGCTAGTTATGCACAGACTCCTTTTCCTCCTCAGCCGTCCCAGCAGTTGCCCACATCCCCTCAATTCTCAGCCGGATCGTATCATGTCaatttggatgatgatgatgatgagattgaTGATGCTCATCATTAG